The DNA region AAACGATACGGCTGATCTATGTAAACGATACGGCTGATCTATGTAAACGATACGGCTAAGATATATAAACGACACGACTAAGTAATGTAAACATAGCATAAATCAAACACAAAATACATGGGTGTGTAATGTTTTTTACATAGAAaaccaaaaatacaatttttctACACCATTCCGGTGATAACTCGTCCATGTATCCAAGTTTCAGTGAATTCCTTTGTATCGTCTCTGCTGAATCTGTcactttttcttctctttcattcttttcttattcaattttttttcactcagatctgaaaaaaatattagattatcCAAATACGGGTATCAAATCACAAACAAACTTAATTAAATACATCACACAATTGCCGATTTGGGTTTTTTGGAATGCatctacctttttttttttgaacacttgGAATGCATCTACCTTTTCTCCTAGGAATGCACATTTCTTATAGTTAGGTTTTCGGAGATTGGCGGGAAGTAACTCAGCCacaatcttatataataaagttggctTTTTTCTCCTTTGGGGAATAATGACACCTGTCTCTCTAAAAATTTCAGATATCAAATGATTTCGATACTTTTCTTTGGGCTGGGCCATTCTTCTATATTTCTGGATTTAACTAACTCCATATGCCCTTATGGCAAAAAAACCAACCCTCATATCCCTTTTCTATTCTTCTACCCCTttgtagaccccactttcattACAAATACCAAACTATCCCttcttttctttaatatattttttctacctcatttatttttcacttaaataaattaacaatcaTATTGACAAAACAATTTTAACCGATCAGAGAAAACTGGGCCCACATGTCTTTAAATTCCTTACCTTCTTTCTTCCTTGCATCGTGAAGTTATCTCCTTCCTCATCCTCTATTggattttgaagtttttttttttggacaacggATTTTGAAGCTTTAAAAACATGTGTCCGTTTTTGATGATTTGTTTTGTagaatatcatttaaatattatgtttatcatgtgtattttaaaaaaagaaagaattgatgaaaattttgagaaattaaaaatgattttaaaaactgtGTTTATAGATTTGATGTTCATTTTTGATGAATTTTTTGTAGAATATCATTTAAATGTTGTGTATACATGggtattattaaaaagtaagaATTGATGAAAGTTTTGaaagattaaaataattttaaaaactgtatttatagattttaagtatattttatgttcgtttttgatattttttctgcTGGAATACTATTAAAAAGAAGTGTATGGATTTCTGCTAGTGTAAAAAAAAGATTGGATGTAAATTTTAAGAgattaaaatgattttgaaaaCTGTGTCTATTggtttatgatatattttttgcaacggattattctcaattggtgaagatggtttcggaacctgAAGAATAACTAGCCTTTGCAAGTTATCTAGAAGAAATAAGGAGTCTGAAGAGAAGTTTCACATCTTCGGAGGTTATCTATGCACCAcggacacaaaataaaaaggcGGACAGGCTAGCACGCAGTGCAAGAAAGCAATTgtcttttgttgttcacatggatgTGATCCCTCCAACATGGTTTagagagtctatatgagtctgtaatatggtcgacaaaaaaaagacaagatatatttttgtttgcttttgatgattttttgtgtgtaattaaactaatatgaattatatatcATGGATAAGGCAAAATCCGAAAAAATCGGACTAACATGTGATTAGTTACTGCAAAGATAATTTCTGGGTATTACTAAGATTACTCGTCTTACTAAGAACAAATGGTATTACTGATATTAAAAATGTACCCTGCTCCTCGTATGTCTGATTGGGTTATACCAGAAAAAGTTAGAGCAATGAAAATACTTCCTCCAGAATTTGAAGTCAAGAAAGGAAAAGCGCAACAAACAATTACTAAGTGTTATTTGAACTACTAATATAACTAGTATTACTAAGTGTTATTTGAACTACTAGTATTACTAGTTTTACTATGTGTTATTTGAACTACTAGTATTACTTGTTTTACTAAGTGTTATTtggactatatatatattagtggGACTATTTATGTTTAGTATGTAGAATCAATAATATTTCATGGTTATTATCAATTAATAGACTATTTACTTAAtaattatgtatattaaaactatttttgatgATTATTTCAATTGTTTAAGTAAAACCTATGTAATTTCCCAAAAAATTCCCTTAACTTTCATTGTTAGTATGTGAATGGTTAGACTATACTAAGGAAAATCTAAAGAAATACGTATTTCCAGCATATTTTCGCTGAAAATGTCTTCTTTAATGATAAATATAGTGTAAAAGCATTTGTTTTACTACGtgaaaattaccaaaaatttaCTATGTGCAAGGTAGTATTACTAAGTCCTTGAAGATTACCAAAAATTACTAAATGTAATTAGAATactatatttatgtatataacggCTGCACGATTTACATGTGCACTTTTCATCCATGcatgtttatatttatgtatgtaaCAGCTAAACATTTTTCATgagtattttaaattatttgttttaacaTGTGCTATGCATGCACATTCTAAATGAgtacttttaatatttactgacaaacaaaatatgtttctagaaaaaaaagatttttaatatttataaaaaaataaaaacctatattttttaaaagtataaatatcaaattatagtAGTTAAAGAATAAAACTATTattctaaataaatattcaaaaaatcataaactctgagattttttataaaaaaaaataaaaaacttatatatattttataaaacgtataaatatcaaattatagtAGTTAAAGAATAAAACTCCACAAATACATATCAAGTATCTTACTTTGGTTTTCCAAACAtcacaacaaaataaaatcaataataatttttctcaataatatcattttatacaaaatatcaGTGTACTAATTGATACAAACCATCGAGAAGCTCCCAACGCTTCTCTGGTCCAGGATAAGGATCCAtcgaatataaaatataaaatgccCCAAGAAGCTCCCATCCCTTCTTTATCATTCAAACAACATTTTTTGAGTTGCAAACTCTCGAGAGCCGGACAAGACCTCATCAACTTCTCTGGTCCAATACAAGGATCCACCTTTCCACAAGACGAGATTCTCAGCAGGTCTGTAGTCACAACATTTCCCATGGTTTTAATCCCATCAAAGCTACCTTCACAACCACTAAGCTCAAGCTTCACAAGTCTCTTACACCATGTTGCTAATATCGTTAAAGTGAAACGCAGAGACTCCCTTAGtttctatttataaatgaaGAACACACAAACAGTCAATGCAATGCAAGATCCAAAGATTAAATAAAGATCTAAGGCTTGTTCTTACACAACTTAATTGGCTTATGACTATCAGACTTGCAGTGTGATgatctaaaacaaaaagattttgttaCCTACAAGTGAGGCGTACCAAGTGTCAACAACAAGGAGATATCATCGTCTCCGTATTCTTCCATGTAAACTCGAGCAAGCCATAATGTCAAAGACAATACCTGACCTGTAAGTGATGCAAAACTACTGTGTTTCATGGTCAAAGAAATTCTTAACTGATCAAAAAACACAAAGCCAACAAATTTTATTCTATCGAGTTTGTCCAAATATACACATTATCAGACTTGCCTTGGGCTAACTCATTGGCTTCACAGAGAGACATCATCAATTCTTTTTCAAATACCTGATCATCCATAAAAAAACCAGACTCCTCATTTGAAACTAGCACACAAACAAGGGATGAACTCATAAAGCAATTCATATCAATCAAGAACAGGACAAGGGCGTACGGCAGTAGGCTGGATCAACTAAACCAGCCGCATTTCAAAACCAACACAATGAAGACAAATTGATGGCGTCGAAAGAAGCAATTGGGTCTTTGATCTCGTCGCAGAGGGAGAAATCAGGATCGCCGTGACTCTGTATTCCTGGAGCTGAAGATCCGAAGATGAGATCAGAGAGATGAGCGCTTTGGTTTTGGTGATTTTGATGCTATTCTCAGGTTTGTTCTTGAATAAGAGCCTGATCTCCATGGAAGCTTCTGCTCGTCGATGGAAGCAGAGGCGCATGAGAGGAGGAGGTGGCAGCTCTAGGAAGAAGCGGAGTTATGGAGATTTGAAAACAGCAAACGGAGAATCAAGCTCGCCCTTTTTGAGATCGTTTTTGTCGCACGAGAGAGAAGGGAGAAAGTGtcgtagaaaaaaaaaataaacagaacaaAACGCAGCGTTTAGGGATTATGTCTAAGAGGATCCGGGTTTGACCCGATTGGGATTGGGTTGGTTGGGTAACTTAGGTTGGATCATGTAGTTTAGTGATTTCATTAAGGGCATTCGAGTCTTTACGCACCCTGAACCCAcatttactattttaaaataataaatattaaataatattttaataaggGGATAAATGGAAATTTTTGAAAAGTGGGAGGGGTATATGGAGTTAGTCTCCGTTTCTTCCTCAATTCACTCATCGCATAACTTTCATCAGTAATGGGTATGACAATTAATTCCCCCAACTATCTCAACTTCAATTTGGTTTCTTCATATTCTCTGCTAAACGATGTTAGTGTATAAATATTGCTTCAGGGTTCTGAGGTATATCACAGTTTTTCATCTCCCAATTTCACGATACATCTCCTAATTTAAGCTTCTTGCTATGGCAAATTCTCAATTTCAACTTTCCTGGCCGATATTAGCAGTTTGTGATGACCCGTCATCTTCGCTTCTGTGAGTTTCACAATGTCAAGAAAGGAGGGGATTTGATAGGGGTTGACAAGGTCTTGCTTGACGACAAGGTACTGATTATCTACCTAATAACCTTTAATCTGCTGTTGCTTCCAAAATCACCTACTTCAATAACCCTAAATTCAACATTCTTTTTAAATTGGCAGTCACACTATAATTTGAGGATCCATCACCGCAAATAGTTTAATCACTTTCAAGAATTATTGAGTGAAGGAACGGTGTACGAAAACACGTACATGTTGCTAGAGGCAATAGCCCCTTCAAGTTTCCAGCGCTACGGTCTGCATAGGATTCACTAAACACACCAAATTTGTCATCAAGGATTTATACAGGTAGCAAATTTACAAATAACTCTTTGGAGTGAGAAACTGTCTGAGAGAGAAAGAGGGTAAGATGGAGAAAACTTTGGTTGATGTTGTGCCTCTGAGGACTGGTTAGATGATTATACAGGATATGTCGATTCTTGGAATACTTAAGTAACACAAGCTTCTGATCGTGCAGCACTATGTGCCTGTCaagttctttcttttgtttaaggTGAACATCATTGGAGGTGCAGAGATGTATAAGTTCATCAAAGAGACTACTAATCACCACAGGGTGAAGCTCATAGATTTTGAATGTGGTCTGGTGGTTACGTTAATGTTTGtctttatatttctaaatatcgGTACTCTGTCTTGGATGATGGCTTAAAGGTTCTGATCTGTCTTTTCGCTTAATGAACTCTAGAGTCTAGAGACATTCAATAATTTACTGCTTCAGTTATAAGTGTTTACTGTTTTGCGTtacattttgatttttctttttgcacGCAGGTGACTTGTCCAAAATAAGATCTATAGGTAATGCACACCACATGATTCGAAGCTCTCTTTATAATTCTGGCTTACTCATAGCTATCTCGCTATGTTTTCTGCTAGCAGCatacctatatatataatttatgattaaTGTCACTGAGAAGCATCAGGGAAGGAAACCTTGCTCCGACAATATTGGATTGAAAAAAAATCCATAGATATGCAAGCTCATGAATTTCATTCTAATCAAATGGTAGCAACTGCTAGAGAATTATCCATTTATCTCCAAGCCTGCACGTATTGATTTAGTTATTCATACACACGTAACAAAAAAATCCAATTTACAAGTTTGTTACAATGCGTATAATGTTTTTTCCTAAATCTACACATCACTACTTTTTAATATAACACATCTTCCcataaaaatcattaataagtTGGAAGGAAATATCTGGGGATAAAATCATGAAGAGTGAAGACTATATAGAAAAGCTCCAAAAGAATAGAAAATattacatttcaaaaaaaaaaaaaaatttattttcaaataactttTTTACTTTGGGATGAaagtcaaaaattaaaacattcaTTAACTTCACATTTAGTTTTAGTATCTATTAAGTCGCCTCTTTCTCTCCACAACAAAATATTGAACAAGTTAAAGTTACAATTTACATACAAAAATATTTCTCGAACCGATAAAAATATTTAGCTTTATCAGATCAAATAGttataaacaattaaaatattgcAGTaggtaaataaaattaattgaaaagtACATCTGAAACATtagtaaaatttataagaacaatAATTCAgtgttcaattattttaaaaacataaatcaacaacatatatattttaagtcatAGAATAtctattttcattattattaatgtttgcattctaataatttaaactttattttataattacatatttttttcaaaacgataaatatacattatatataatagattaaatgaaactaaaaattatataagaaaacccgggcgtagcccggggAAACCACTAGTTGCATATATAAACCAGCCGTAAAAGAAAAGTAATTCAGCCACAACATAAATTAAAACTCGCCAAAAACTCGAAAAAAATGCACCAGAGAAGATGATTTCGGGCGATTGCAGCGAAAAAAATTCGTAGAAATAATTGGAGACGACGATATCGGAGAAGACAAGACAGAAAGTTAGTTCAAAGAAGAGGGAGTAAACACAATGTCGACAACGATTTTAGGGCGATTAAGGTTCTTTTTTAGTTCTTCGACGAAGTTGTGTTGtgttgttgtgttttttttaatgttatgtAATTAAAGAGATGATTAATTGTTCTCTATTGCTGATGTGGATATTTAATTAGTGAGCAATTCTTCTCATACCCCTATATCTTACTCCTCAATCTCTATTACTCCTCAATCTCCTCAATCTTATATCTaacgaaaaatcataaaattaaatcggaaacgtgaatattttttatttgatttatagaatttgataaaaatatttccaaaataaaaaaaaaaactgttttttcatattttcacgaaaatcattaaaatagggttaaaaacgtttttaaaatatttttgcccATAGGTTCACTAATCCATGAGGggggggttagggtttagttttgaagaGGAGAAAGATTTGATTAgggatttagtgttttgatcaaaaatagaattatgaaaaGGGATATAGAAGACTAAAGAAGACCATAGGAGATTGTGTAGAGAATTAGGGGTATAGGAAAAGTTGACTCTAATTAGTTATGTAGATTTAATgcttaaaataatttatgttactCTAGTCATAAACCAATTTTGGGCAAAATGATCTTTTTCAGCTTCGAAAATAAGAAATGTGTTAGTCCAGCAAAGTGTCTCCCTAGAATAAAATAAAGACAAAACTGTCTTGGAGAGTAACTCTCCTTAAATCCTCTTCATCATAAATATTACTAACTTGTAAGCTTTTTGGTAGATACTTTACGTTGAATAATGCACACAAGACACATCAATTAATTAAGAATTACCCTACACGGAATACATCCAAAAAGAACAGAAAAACGCACGTGGCAGATGGACATACAAAGAAAACAGAGGCAGTCTGTGGTCATCGGTCAGTAACAATGCTCTGAGCCATCAGAACTATCTCCATCGTCTTCAAGTGCAGCTGCTTCACCCCATCCTCCTCTCCCCAAGGGCTGAAGAACGATGACCTTACCGTTACTGAGCCCAACAGAGATCTGGCTCGGATGTGATGGATGAGCGGCTACAACAGCCGGATAAACCACGACCCTGTGTCAATCCCAGTTTGATCACATGATTTcagactctttttttttagatcAAATACAAGAAACGTGTGCAGGTAAGGAAAATGTACCTGATGTTGCTGGGGATGGGTTGAGTAAAAGCAGTCAGATTGATTCGACATTTTATCACAAATGTCTCGGAGTCGAGAATTTTTATAGACTCACTTCTAAAGCCAACAtagatgatctcaccatcagaAGAATATGTAGCACAAGTTATTGCGGCTTCAGATTCATCAGGAACCCACTGCATAGCATTTTATTCGATAAGATAACTAGATGCAAGGGGGAATATCATCAGAGAAAGTGTTTGCTTTTTACCTGCCTAAGGCAATCTAGAGTTGGAGCTGCGTGTCTACTTATCCACTTATCTTGGACAACGAGTAGCTCGACTTGATACGGGTCAAACTGGATTTGCGTTACTAGAGAGGACTTATTGTTAAGCCGGGTGCAAAAGTTTTGAATAGAGTCAATACTTGTTAGCTTTACCCAGCTTTTTGAGCTCCAAACACAAAGCtggagaaaacaaaaacaatttagGAAAATCCTGAAAACAGCATTGTTGTACAGACGCATGTACAAACCTTTCCATCAGCTCCTGATGAGACGAGGACATTAAAACAGCGGGAAAATGCTAAGCAGGTTATTCTCTGATCATGGCCGTCCAACTTTTCTTTGATCTAACACATTTTACGaattcatattaatatattctttttgCACTAGACAAACTAAGACAAGGGTTTACCTTTCTAGAGGATAAACAATGGATGAGGATAGAGCCATCATCTAGTCCAACGGCAAGTAAATCACCaggaataaatataaaatgCGTAGCCGTAGGTTTACTAGGACTTCCAAAAGCAGCTACCCTCTGCAGTTTTTATGCAACTCAGTATCATTTGATGATCttgacacagaaaaaaaagCAGGACATGAAAGCTTATAACAGTCCAATGCTTATTACCTCAAAACTCTTCAGATCAAAAACTGCTATTTTTGCTCCTGAAGTAGAGAAAAGATAGGAGCCCTTGATCGCAAAGCAAGACGTTGAATCTTCAACAGAGGCGGCTATTTCGTTTTTCATAGTTTCCCCACTCATAGGTTGATGTAATCGTGGCTTCGGAAATACATCTTCCTTCAATATTCGAGGAGCATGCCATTAATAgaaagtttgaaaaaaaaacaagtagatAGGGTAAGTAGTCATGACATCAGCGCTAAAATATAGGAGAGACAAATTTGGCATCTGAGTCAAAACCTTGCAGAAATCATTTTGGCCAATAGACCACGTCCAGAGTTTATGTGTGGCGTCATCTGCCAAAGCCAGAATGTAATCTCCAGAAGGGGAATATGTCAAACATGCAATCTAGCAAAACCAACAAATACCAATGTGATCCCAGTGGTTGAAGATATAAACGACAAATTTGACTAACATACATCAACAAACACCATCGCTATTCAACAGATAATTTTACTCTAAACAATgtaaagtttctttttttttgttttccttctAATAGATAGACCAATTAAAGGTGAGAATGGAAGTCTGATAAGATTCTGGAGAAAGTAGCCATACCCTTATGTCTGACCAATAATCAGGAAGAACTAGTGTACTGCACTCGGATGGATGATTGATTTCGTTAAGTTTGCAGTTACCAACCTTCGTTCTTGGCCCCGTTCtgttgaatttgtttttaagaGAGGATGATGGTTCGCCACAAAGGTACTGTACTACTGGGATATGTTCCAGAGACTGAGAATTGTTGCATGAATGAGGTCTCCACCAGTCCATACTGCATGCATGAGGTGAAGACAATCAAGACTAGAAGAAAGGAATAGGAAGAACTAGAAAGCAACCCATTTTTTGGCAGCCTTACGTCTGCTTCATCAGTTTTAAAAGTCTTGATTTTTTCATCTCAGGAAAGCTGAGTTTATCTTTCAGTGCTGGATTCTTCTTGGCTAGCATGGCAACAGACGCTTGTAGTTTTGTCTTCTGCGACGTGTTATCAAGAGATCCAGATGTGGTTGTAGCCTCcctacagaagaaaaaaaaattttcatCAGAGTGAAACCTAAGTCTAGGATTGCTCAAGCATCTTTTTTACAAGGAAATAAAACAAATCTAAACGAACCATGATGTGGACAGTTTCTGAAGTTCAAGAAACATGGCCTTTGAGTATTTATTAGCGTGTTTGTCTGTAAAAGCTGCCAGGTACTCTTCAGCCTTTCCCATTTCACCGAGCTTCATCACTTCAGCCAAATAATTTATGTTGAAGAAGACTTCGCTTTCCTGCTCTAATCTTCGGAAAGAAAACCTTGTCAACATTAAtaagaaaagataaataaaatccaGAATCACATATCTTTCCAGAGGTTTTACCTATGCAAAGTGTTCTTGTACTTTGCTTCATGGAGAAATTGAAGGATTAAGATAATGAGATCTTCCTACAAGAAACGCACTgatcagaaacaaaaaaaaaagactaatgAATGCAAAATATAAATTGCATTTTCAAATAAGCTGATAGGAAAAcaatttacaaatatttcacCTTGGAACCTCCCATTCTCCCACTAGAATTTGGACAAATGAGGGAGATAAGGGACAGCAGTGCGGATTTATTCAAATTCGGAAAAACAAGTTTGCCACATAAAGAAGGGTTTCTTTCTGCTAGCTTGCGGAGTTCAACACACAAACTAGCTCTAACCAATGCTTTATCCACGCTCCCAGTTTTCTCAGGAATTCTATAAACAATTCAAccaccaaaagaaaaaactcaaTGACAGATCTGTTGCATTAAGGAAAATTGTTACAAGGCTACTTAATATTAGTATTAATCCTTGCCTTATATCTTCAACAGCAATCACGTTAACCAAATCCTCAAAGCCATCATCTTTGAAAACAGGAATCCGTCTCAAATCCTTGGAGAAAGTGTTCACAGATTCAGAGCCACCACTgaataagaaaacaaacatgTTTTTTCTTAGGTTATATAGACAAAAAGTGTTTAGCTTTCTGAGATACAAAAACATGACAAAGAAAcatgttttttatttctgtgCCCTCACAAGAAAATCTACTAAAGGTatgaattagaaaaaaaaaatctttcttttataaattCCTTCTACCAGAGAGCATTTTATCAACAGAACTGGCAAAAAAAGAGAGTAGGGATTAAGCTTTGCCTATGAGCTGCTTCAGAAAACTTCCACTTGTACAAGTCAACGAACATCTTCCTTGAGAAAGTATTAGCATCTGGACTAGTGAATGCTGAAAGGTAGTCCTCTGCGTCTCTCCAGTTACCATTGGTGATAAAACAAGAAAAGTAGCTATAATCAAAGAAAACCCCCGAATCCTGCTCCAGTctataacagaaacaaacagAACATAAATCAAACTGTAACCGTAAGTGAGAAACGCCCAAAATCAGAGGGAGACCGTACAAGTGTAAGCTTTTCAAATAGCCCTCTTCGTGAAGGAACTGTAAGATGAGGAAGATGAGATTCTTTCGATTCGTCTCGTCTATGATCATCGTTGAATCACTCATAAGAAACAAACAAGCTTTGAGTTTCTCAATCTTAGCTCCAGAGGAAATCTAGGGTTCAGACTCTGAagttcagagagagagagagagagagagagagagagagagagagagagagagcggaCAAAACGGTGAATAGAGAATCGCAATTCCCAATTGTCTCGAGATCGGAGACGAATGAAAAGTTTGCAAGTCAGTAAAAGCTTGTCGTCGTCTTCGTTTACTCCGCTTGTGAAGTTCAGTTTAGGGGAAGAAATGAAAGAAGCCGAAATTAAGGGCTCTGATCAGTTCACTTACTTATCATATCACCTTTGACATTTACCATCAAAGGCAAGGAAAACGACTATTTTCAGTCTAACTGCAAACTCTACGTGTGTCATAATCCGGACTGGTTTGCTCGTAGCAGTAGACCTAGTGgactctgtcgatcgatgtggaggTTTGAACATCGATCGATAGTTATCTTTccatgtcgatcgatgactaTCGTCTGGTGTCGGACAACACCAG from Raphanus sativus cultivar WK10039 unplaced genomic scaffold, ASM80110v3 Scaffold0092, whole genome shotgun sequence includes:
- the LOC108830663 gene encoding topless-related protein 4 isoform X1 translates to MSDSTMIIDETNRKNLIFLILQFLHEEGYLKSLHLLEQDSGVFFDYSYFSCFITNGNWRDAEDYLSAFTSPDANTFSRKMFVDLYKWKFSEAAHSGGSESVNTFSKDLRRIPVFKDDGFEDLVNVIAVEDIRIPEKTGSVDKALVRASLCVELRKLAERNPSLCGKLVFPNLNKSALLSLISLICPNSSGRMGGSKEDLIILILQFLHEAKYKNTLHRLEQESEVFFNINYLAEVMKLGEMGKAEEYLAAFTDKHANKYSKAMFLELQKLSTSWEATTTSGSLDNTSQKTKLQASVAMLAKKNPALKDKLSFPEMKKSRLLKLMKQTMDWWRPHSCNNSQSLEHIPVVQYLCGEPSSSLKNKFNRTGPRTKVGNCKLNEINHPSECSTLVLPDYWSDIRIACLTYSPSGDYILALADDATHKLWTWSIGQNDFCKEDVFPKPRLHQPMSGETMKNEIAASVEDSTSCFAIKGSYLFSTSGAKIAVFDLKSFERVAAFGSPSKPTATHFIFIPGDLLAVGLDDGSILIHCLSSRKIKEKLDGHDQRITCLAFSRCFNVLVSSGADGKLCVWSSKSWVKLTSIDSIQNFCTRLNNKSSLVTQIQFDPYQVELLVVQDKWISRHAAPTLDCLRQWVPDESEAAITCATYSSDGEIIYVGFRSESIKILDSETFVIKCRINLTAFTQPIPSNIRVVVYPAVVAAHPSHPSQISVGLSNGKVIVLQPLGRGGWGEAAALEDDGDSSDGSEHCY
- the LOC108830663 gene encoding protein TOPLESS isoform X2, whose protein sequence is MSDSTMIIDETNRKNLIFLILQFLHEEGYLKSLHLLEQDSGVFFDYSYFSCFITNGNWRDAEDYLSAFTSPDANTFSRKMFVDLYKWKFSEAAHSGGSESVNTFSKDLRRIPVFKDDGFEDLVNVIAVEDIRIPEKTGSVDKALVRASLCVELRKLAERNPSLCGKLVFPNLNKSALLSLISLICPNSSGRMGGSKEDLIILILQFLHEAKYKNTLHRLEQESEVFFNINYLAEVMKLGEMGKAEEYLAAFTDKHANKYSKAMFLELQKLSTSWEATTTSGSLDNTSQKTKLQASVAMLAKKNPALKDKLSFPEMKKSRLLKLMKQTMDWWRPHSCNNSQSLEHIPVVQYLCGEPSSSLKNKFNRTGPRTKVGNCKLNEINHPSECSTLVLPDYWSDIRIACLTYSPSGDYILALADDATHKLWTWSIGQNDFCKEDVFPKPRLHQPMSGETMKNEIAASVEDSTSCFAIKGSYLFSTSGAKIAVFDLKSFERVAAFGSPSKPTATHFIFIPGDLLAVGLDDGSILIHCLSSRKIKEKLDGHDQRITCLAFSRCFNVLVSSGADGKLCVWSSKSWVKLTSIDSIQNFCTRLNNKSSLVTQIQFDPYQVELLVVQDKWISRHAAPTLDCLSGFLMNLKPQ